From one Rhizobium lentis genomic stretch:
- a CDS encoding aldo/keto reductase — protein sequence MRYNQLGNTGLFVSEICLGTMTFGEAKEGSMWGAIADVDQNAADRIVERSLAAGVNFIDTADVYSSGESERLLGQALKNLDVPRKDVVIATKVYGVMGDKPNDRGASRGHIMDSVEASLKRLQTDHIDLYQIHGTDTVTPIEETLRAFDDLVSRGLVRYIGVSNWQAWRISKALGLSERRGFARFETVQAYYSIAGRDLERDIVPMMQEERLGLMVWSPLAGGLLSGKYGPGAPGNGEGRRANFDFPPVDKDRAWACVAVMREVAEKHGVSVATVALAYILAKPFVTSVIIGAKRVDQLDQNLAAVRLKLDDGDMQRLDEVSALAPEYPGWMLARQGAGRRPADFEPKD from the coding sequence ATGCGTTACAATCAACTCGGAAATACGGGACTTTTCGTCTCGGAAATCTGCCTGGGCACGATGACCTTCGGCGAAGCCAAAGAAGGCAGCATGTGGGGCGCCATCGCCGATGTCGACCAGAATGCCGCTGACCGGATCGTCGAGCGCTCGCTTGCAGCAGGCGTCAATTTCATCGACACGGCCGACGTCTATTCATCCGGCGAGTCCGAAAGGCTGCTCGGCCAGGCGCTGAAGAACCTCGACGTCCCGCGCAAGGATGTCGTCATTGCCACCAAGGTCTATGGCGTTATGGGCGACAAGCCGAACGACCGCGGCGCCTCGCGCGGCCATATCATGGATTCGGTGGAGGCGAGCCTCAAACGCCTGCAGACCGATCATATCGACCTCTATCAGATCCACGGGACAGACACGGTGACGCCGATCGAGGAGACGCTACGCGCCTTCGACGACCTCGTTTCACGTGGCCTGGTGCGCTATATCGGCGTCTCCAACTGGCAGGCCTGGCGTATTTCCAAGGCGCTCGGCCTCTCCGAACGCCGCGGCTTCGCTCGCTTCGAAACGGTGCAGGCCTATTATTCCATCGCCGGCCGTGATCTCGAACGGGACATCGTGCCGATGATGCAGGAGGAGAGGCTCGGCTTGATGGTGTGGTCGCCCCTCGCCGGCGGCCTGCTCTCCGGCAAATATGGTCCGGGCGCGCCCGGCAACGGCGAGGGCCGCCGCGCCAATTTCGACTTCCCGCCGGTCGACAAGGACAGGGCCTGGGCCTGCGTCGCCGTCATGCGCGAGGTCGCTGAAAAGCACGGCGTCAGCGTCGCCACCGTGGCACTCGCCTATATCCTCGCAAAGCCTTTCGTCACCTCGGTCATCATCGGCGCCAAGCGGGTCGACCAGCTCGACCAGAACCTTGCCGCCGTCAGGCTGAAGCTTGACGACGGCGATATGCAGAGGCTCGACGAGGTGAGCGCGCTGGCTCCTGAATATCCGGGCTGGATGCTGGCAAGGCAGGGAGCCGGCCGACGCCCGGCCGATTTCGAGCCGAAGGACTGA
- the hisS gene encoding histidine--tRNA ligase, with protein sequence MNDKQKKPQKLKARLPRGFVDRTAGDIRAVNEMTAKIREVYEHYGFDPVETPLFEYTDALGKFLPDSDRPNEGVFSLQDDDEQWMSLRYDLTAPLARHVAENFNEIQLPYRTYRAGYVFRNEKPGPGRFRQFMQFDADTVGAPGVQADAEMCMMMADTLEALGIKRGDYVIRVNNRKVLDGVLEAIGLGGDDKAGQRLNVLRAIDKLDKFGPQGVALLLGPGRKDESGDFTKGAGLDQEQIDKVLFFVGIKDYAESAGRLAELVAGTSKGAEGVEELNFIGALVTSAGYGADRIKIDPSVVRGLEYYTGPVYEAELLFDVTNEKGDKVVFGSVGGGGRYDGLVSRFMGQPVPATGFSIGVSRLMTALKNLGKLGASEVIEPVLVTVMDGDVEAMGRYQRMTQQLRAAGIRAEMFQGNWKKFGNQLKYADRRGCPVAIIQGGDERAEGVVQIKDLIEGKRLSGEIEDNASWREARVAQETVPEADLVAKVKEILAAQAEDRKRAGGDV encoded by the coding sequence ATGAACGACAAGCAGAAGAAACCGCAAAAGCTCAAGGCCCGCCTGCCGCGCGGCTTCGTCGACCGGACGGCCGGCGATATCCGCGCCGTCAACGAGATGACGGCAAAGATCCGGGAAGTCTATGAGCATTATGGTTTCGACCCCGTGGAAACGCCGCTGTTCGAATATACCGATGCGCTGGGCAAGTTCCTGCCCGACAGCGACCGGCCGAACGAAGGCGTCTTCTCGCTGCAGGACGATGACGAGCAATGGATGTCGCTGCGCTACGACCTGACGGCGCCGCTCGCCCGCCATGTCGCCGAGAATTTCAACGAGATTCAGCTGCCCTACCGCACCTATCGCGCCGGTTACGTCTTCCGCAACGAGAAGCCAGGCCCCGGCCGCTTCCGGCAGTTCATGCAGTTCGATGCCGATACCGTCGGCGCGCCCGGCGTTCAGGCGGACGCGGAAATGTGCATGATGATGGCCGATACGCTTGAGGCCCTCGGCATCAAGCGCGGCGATTACGTCATCCGCGTCAACAACCGCAAGGTTCTGGACGGCGTGCTGGAAGCGATCGGCCTCGGCGGCGACGACAAGGCCGGCCAGCGACTCAATGTGCTGCGCGCCATCGACAAGCTTGACAAGTTCGGGCCACAGGGTGTGGCGCTGCTGCTCGGTCCCGGCCGCAAGGATGAATCCGGCGACTTCACCAAGGGCGCCGGGCTCGACCAGGAGCAGATCGACAAGGTTCTGTTCTTCGTCGGCATCAAGGACTACGCCGAAAGCGCCGGGCGCCTTGCCGAACTCGTCGCGGGAACTTCGAAGGGCGCCGAAGGCGTCGAGGAGCTGAATTTTATCGGTGCACTCGTCACGAGCGCCGGCTATGGCGCCGACCGTATCAAGATCGATCCTTCGGTCGTCCGCGGCCTCGAATATTACACCGGCCCGGTCTACGAGGCCGAGCTTCTCTTCGACGTCACCAACGAAAAGGGCGACAAGGTCGTCTTCGGCTCGGTCGGCGGCGGCGGGCGTTATGATGGCCTCGTCTCCCGCTTCATGGGCCAGCCGGTTCCGGCGACGGGCTTTTCGATCGGCGTCTCCCGCCTGATGACGGCGCTGAAGAATCTCGGCAAGCTTGGTGCGAGTGAAGTGATCGAGCCGGTGCTGGTCACCGTCATGGACGGCGACGTCGAGGCGATGGGCCGCTATCAGAGGATGACGCAGCAACTGCGCGCCGCCGGCATCCGAGCCGAGATGTTCCAGGGCAACTGGAAGAAATTCGGCAATCAGCTGAAATATGCCGACCGCCGCGGCTGCCCTGTGGCGATCATCCAGGGCGGCGACGAGCGCGCCGAGGGTGTCGTCCAGATTAAGGATCTGATCGAGGGCAAGCGGCTTTCCGGCGAGATCGAGGACAATGCCAGCTGGCGCGAAGCCCGCGTGGCGCAGGAGACGGTGCCGGAGGCCGATCTCGTCGCTAAGGTGAAGGAAATTCTGGCCGCGCAGGCGGAGGATCGGAAGAGGGCTGGCGGCGATGTCTAA
- a CDS encoding ATP phosphoribosyltransferase regulatory subunit, whose product MPLINLPEFSSELLAEFTARNAERIDTPVIQPAEPFLDIAGEDLRRRIFMTESETGASLCLRPEFTIPVCLRHIETATGTPKRYAYLGEVFRQRRDGANEFYQAGIEDLGDINLASADARAIGDATGILSRLLPGRRLSVTLGDQAVFEAVVQALGLPLGWQKRLIHAFGNMTQLEALLASLVSPQFVTGLDDDIARLIASGDEQALVAHIEHEMQATGYSTNASRSPLEIARRLKEKLILSETRLDDAAFHVLEQFLSLHVPLVNASAALAGFADAAGLKLGNALSRFNGRVAALANAGVDLSDLGYRAAFGRPLDYYTGLVFEVTVEGSSAVLAGGGRFDKLLTFLGATDRIPAVGFSFWLDRIETERAAA is encoded by the coding sequence ATGCCCCTGATCAACCTCCCCGAATTTTCCAGCGAGCTGCTCGCCGAATTTACCGCCCGCAACGCCGAGCGCATCGACACGCCGGTCATTCAGCCGGCCGAGCCTTTCCTCGATATCGCCGGCGAGGATCTGCGCCGGCGCATCTTCATGACCGAGAGCGAAACCGGCGCCAGCCTCTGCCTGCGGCCCGAATTCACCATCCCCGTCTGCCTGCGCCACATCGAGACCGCGACTGGCACGCCGAAGCGCTATGCCTATCTCGGCGAGGTCTTCCGCCAGCGCCGTGACGGCGCCAACGAATTCTATCAGGCCGGCATCGAGGACCTGGGTGATATCAACCTTGCCAGCGCTGATGCCCGCGCCATCGGTGACGCCACCGGCATTTTGAGCCGCCTGCTGCCGGGCCGGCGCCTGTCGGTGACGCTTGGCGACCAGGCGGTGTTCGAGGCTGTTGTCCAGGCGCTCGGCCTGCCGCTCGGCTGGCAGAAGCGCCTGATCCACGCCTTCGGCAACATGACGCAGTTGGAGGCGCTGCTTGCCAGCCTCGTCAGCCCGCAATTCGTCACCGGGCTCGATGACGATATTGCCCGGCTTATTGCGTCGGGAGACGAACAGGCGCTGGTCGCGCATATCGAGCATGAAATGCAGGCGACGGGTTATTCGACCAACGCCAGCCGTTCGCCGCTGGAAATCGCCCGACGGCTCAAGGAAAAGCTCATCCTCTCCGAAACGCGCCTCGACGACGCGGCCTTCCATGTCTTGGAGCAGTTCCTGTCGCTCCACGTGCCGCTCGTCAACGCTTCTGCGGCCCTGGCCGGTTTCGCTGACGCGGCGGGTCTGAAGCTCGGCAACGCGCTCTCCCGCTTCAACGGCCGCGTCGCGGCCCTCGCGAACGCCGGCGTCGATCTTTCCGATCTTGGTTACCGCGCGGCCTTCGGGCGGCCGCTCGATTATTACACCGGTCTCGTCTTCGAGGTGACGGTGGAGGGATCGAGCGCGGTTCTGGCCGGCGGCGGCCGCTTCGATAAACTCCTGACATTCCTCGGTGCGACGGACCGCATTCCGGCCGTCGGCTTCTCCTTCTGGCTCGACCGCATCGAAACCGAAAGGGCAGCCGCATGA
- the hisG gene encoding ATP phosphoribosyltransferase, producing MTITIALPSKGRMKDDASVIFERAGLRITGVGNDRSYRGRVEGRDDVEVAFLSASEISRELGNGTVDFGVTGEDLMREGFAEVDKRVEFCARLGFGHADVVVAVPEIWLDVETMADLGDVAADYRARHGRRLAIATKYWRLTQQFFSSQHGIQLYRIVESLGATEGAPASGSADIIVDITSTGSTLRANHLKVLQDGVILHSQACLVRARRDNHAEEPAVQAIIDAVRAAL from the coding sequence ATGACCATCACAATCGCGCTCCCCTCCAAGGGCCGGATGAAGGACGACGCTTCGGTGATCTTCGAGCGGGCCGGCCTGCGGATCACGGGGGTCGGTAACGATCGCTCCTATCGCGGCCGCGTCGAAGGTCGGGACGATGTCGAGGTCGCCTTCCTCTCGGCCTCCGAAATCTCCCGCGAACTCGGCAACGGTACCGTCGATTTCGGCGTCACCGGTGAGGATCTGATGCGGGAGGGTTTTGCCGAGGTCGACAAGCGCGTCGAGTTCTGCGCCCGTCTCGGCTTCGGCCATGCCGATGTCGTCGTTGCCGTGCCTGAGATCTGGCTTGATGTCGAGACTATGGCCGATCTCGGCGACGTTGCTGCCGATTACCGCGCACGCCATGGCCGGCGCCTGGCGATTGCCACCAAATACTGGCGGCTGACCCAGCAGTTCTTTTCGAGCCAGCACGGCATCCAGCTTTACCGCATCGTCGAAAGCTTGGGCGCCACCGAAGGCGCTCCTGCCTCCGGATCGGCCGATATCATCGTCGATATCACCTCCACCGGCTCGACGCTGCGCGCCAACCACCTGAAGGTGCTCCAGGACGGCGTCATCCTGCATTCGCAGGCCTGCCTGGTGCGCGCTCGCCGCGACAACCATGCCGAGGAACCGGCCGTGCAGGCGATCATCGACGCGGTGCGCGCCGCCCTCTGA
- a CDS encoding DoxX family protein: MSNVIILIARILLSFMFIFAGFGKLTDPASTAGMIAGAGLPASTALTYLAGLFELATGLAVLIGFQVRIVGWLLAVFCVFTGFVFHFSPINVPDFPAAANAWLSGLNFVNFMKNITLAGAYIMLATYGAGAYSLDARRGAYATA; the protein is encoded by the coding sequence ATGTCGAACGTCATCATCCTGATTGCCCGCATTCTTCTTTCCTTCATGTTCATCTTCGCCGGCTTCGGCAAACTGACCGATCCGGCTTCGACCGCCGGCATGATCGCCGGGGCCGGCCTTCCGGCGTCCACCGCGCTCACCTACCTCGCCGGCCTATTCGAACTGGCGACCGGTCTTGCGGTGCTCATCGGCTTCCAGGTCCGCATCGTCGGCTGGCTGCTTGCCGTCTTCTGCGTGTTCACCGGCTTCGTCTTCCACTTCTCGCCGATCAACGTTCCGGACTTCCCGGCCGCCGCAAACGCCTGGCTCAGCGGCCTGAACTTCGTCAACTTCATGAAGAACATCACGCTCGCCGGCGCCTATATCATGCTCGCCACCTATGGCGCAGGCGCCTACTCGCTCGACGCCCGCCGCGGCGCCTACGCGACTGCCTGA
- a CDS encoding glutathione binding-like protein codes for MADLSAFPITKRWPAKNSDIIQLYSLQTPNGVKVSVALEELGLAYEPHYISFGDNEQKSPEFESLNPNGRIPAIIDPNGPGGKPIGLFESGAILLYLAEKTGKLIPADPAGRYECIQWVFFQMAGIGPMFGQFGHFHKFAADKVANNSYPVERYRDESKRLLGVLEGRLQGRRWIMGDQYTIADITTFTWVRGADIFYGGREILEYAKFPAVSDWLARCITRPASEKGLNIPVKPE; via the coding sequence ATGGCAGATCTTTCCGCATTTCCGATCACAAAGCGCTGGCCGGCTAAAAATTCCGATATCATCCAGCTTTATTCGCTGCAGACGCCGAACGGGGTAAAGGTCTCGGTCGCGCTCGAAGAACTCGGGCTCGCATATGAGCCGCATTATATTTCCTTTGGCGACAACGAGCAGAAGTCCCCCGAATTCGAATCCCTCAATCCGAACGGCCGCATTCCGGCGATCATCGATCCCAATGGGCCGGGGGGAAAGCCGATCGGCCTGTTCGAATCCGGCGCCATCCTGCTTTATCTCGCGGAAAAGACCGGCAAGCTGATCCCCGCCGATCCTGCCGGCCGCTATGAATGTATCCAGTGGGTGTTTTTCCAGATGGCGGGCATTGGCCCGATGTTCGGCCAGTTCGGCCATTTTCATAAATTCGCCGCCGACAAGGTCGCCAACAATTCCTATCCGGTGGAGCGCTATCGCGACGAGTCGAAACGGCTGCTCGGCGTGCTCGAGGGCCGGCTGCAGGGTCGCCGGTGGATCATGGGTGACCAATATACGATCGCCGACATCACCACCTTCACCTGGGTCCGCGGCGCCGACATTTTTTATGGCGGCCGCGAGATTCTCGAATATGCAAAATTCCCCGCGGTTTCGGATTGGCTGGCCCGCTGCATCACCCGCCCGGCAAGCGAAAAGGGCCTCAACATCCCCGTCAAGCCGGAGTAG
- the groL gene encoding chaperonin GroEL (60 kDa chaperone family; promotes refolding of misfolded polypeptides especially under stressful conditions; forms two stacked rings of heptamers to form a barrel-shaped 14mer; ends can be capped by GroES; misfolded proteins enter the barrel where they are refolded when GroES binds), translating into MAAKEIKFGRTAREKMLRGVDILADAVKVTLGPKGRNVIIDKSFGAPRITKDGVSVAKEIELEDKFENMGAQMVREVASKTNDIAGDGTTTATVLAQAIVREGAKAVAAGMNPMDLKRGIDLAVAEVVKDLQAKAKKINTSEEVAQVGTISANGERQVGLDIAEAMQKVGNEGVITVEEAKTAETELEVVEGMQFDRGYLSPYFVTNPEKMVADLEDVFILLHEKKLSNLQSMLPVLEAVVQTGKPLLIIAEDVEGEALATLVVNKLRGGLKIAAVKAPGFGDRRKAMLEDIAILTGGTVISEDLGIKLESVTLDMLGRAKKVSISKENTTIVDGSGAKSDIEGRVAQIKAQIEETTSDYDREKLQERLAKLAGGVAVIRVGGSTEVEVKEKKDRIDDALNATRAAVQEGIVPGGGVALLRSSVKITSKGINDDQEAGINIVRRALQAPARQIAENAGDEASIVVGKILDKDQDNYGYNAQTGEYGDMIGMGIIDPVKVVRTALQDAASVASLLITTEAMIAELPKKDAPAMPGGMGGMGGMDMM; encoded by the coding sequence ATGGCAGCTAAAGAAATCAAGTTTGGCCGCACCGCGCGCGAAAAGATGCTGCGCGGCGTCGACATTCTCGCCGATGCAGTGAAGGTCACGCTCGGCCCGAAGGGCCGCAACGTCATCATCGACAAGTCCTTCGGCGCGCCGCGCATCACCAAGGACGGCGTTTCGGTCGCCAAGGAGATCGAACTCGAAGACAAGTTCGAAAACATGGGCGCCCAGATGGTCCGCGAAGTTGCTTCGAAGACCAACGACATCGCCGGTGACGGCACCACGACTGCAACCGTTCTTGCCCAGGCGATCGTTCGCGAAGGCGCCAAGGCCGTTGCCGCCGGCATGAACCCCATGGACCTGAAGCGCGGCATCGATCTCGCCGTTGCCGAAGTCGTCAAGGATCTCCAGGCCAAGGCCAAGAAGATCAACACCTCGGAAGAAGTCGCCCAGGTCGGCACGATCTCCGCTAACGGCGAACGTCAGGTCGGCCTCGACATTGCCGAAGCCATGCAGAAGGTCGGCAACGAAGGCGTCATCACGGTTGAAGAAGCCAAGACCGCCGAAACCGAACTCGAAGTCGTCGAAGGCATGCAGTTCGACCGCGGCTACCTCAGCCCCTACTTCGTCACCAACCCGGAAAAGATGGTCGCCGACCTCGAAGACGTCTTCATTCTCCTCCACGAGAAGAAGCTGTCGAACCTGCAGTCGATGCTGCCGGTTCTCGAAGCCGTCGTCCAGACCGGCAAGCCGCTCCTCATCATCGCTGAAGACGTCGAAGGCGAAGCGCTTGCTACGCTCGTCGTCAACAAGCTGCGCGGCGGCCTGAAGATCGCTGCCGTCAAGGCTCCGGGCTTCGGCGACCGCCGCAAGGCCATGCTCGAAGACATCGCCATCCTGACCGGCGGCACCGTCATCTCCGAAGATCTCGGCATCAAGCTCGAAAGCGTCACGCTTGACATGCTCGGCCGGGCAAAGAAGGTTTCGATCTCCAAGGAAAACACCACGATCGTCGACGGTTCGGGCGCCAAGTCCGACATCGAAGGCCGTGTTGCCCAGATCAAGGCCCAGATCGAAGAAACCACCTCCGACTACGACCGCGAGAAGCTGCAGGAACGTCTTGCCAAGCTCGCCGGCGGCGTTGCCGTCATCCGTGTCGGCGGCTCGACGGAAGTCGAAGTGAAGGAAAAGAAGGACCGCATCGACGACGCCCTCAACGCGACGCGCGCTGCCGTTCAGGAAGGCATCGTACCGGGCGGCGGCGTTGCCCTGCTGCGTTCTTCCGTCAAGATCACCTCCAAGGGTATCAACGACGACCAGGAAGCCGGCATCAACATCGTTCGCCGCGCTCTGCAGGCTCCGGCCCGCCAGATCGCTGAAAACGCTGGTGACGAAGCTTCGATCGTTGTCGGCAAGATCCTCGACAAGGATCAGGACAACTACGGCTACAACGCACAGACCGGCGAATATGGCGACATGATCGGCATGGGCATCATCGACCCGGTCAAGGTCGTTCGCACCGCCCTGCAGGATGCCGCTTCCGTCGCATCGCTGCTGATCACCACCGAAGCCATGATCGCCGAGCTGCCGAAGAAGGACGCTCCGGCTATGCCGGGCGGCATGGGTGGCATGGGCGGTATGGACATGATGTGA
- the groES gene encoding co-chaperone GroES: MATTNFRPLHDRVVVRRVESEEKTKGGIIIPDTAKEKPQEGEIVAVGSGARDESGKVVALDVKAGDRVLFGKWSGTEVKINGEDLLIMKEADIMGIIG; this comes from the coding sequence ATGGCAACCACCAATTTCCGTCCGCTTCACGACCGCGTCGTCGTTCGTCGCGTCGAGTCCGAAGAAAAGACCAAGGGCGGCATCATCATTCCCGACACCGCCAAGGAAAAGCCCCAGGAAGGCGAAATCGTCGCCGTCGGCTCCGGCGCTCGTGACGAGTCCGGCAAGGTCGTCGCGCTCGACGTCAAGGCTGGCGACCGCGTCCTGTTCGGCAAGTGGTCCGGCACTGAAGTCAAGATCAACGGCGAAGACCTTCTGATCATGAAGGAAGCCGACATCATGGGCATCATCGGCTGA
- a CDS encoding TIGR01459 family HAD-type hydrolase, with amino-acid sequence MARRIENFSEITDRYDVVLCDVWGVVHNGIDPFPKAAAALEAARKSGVAVVLITNSPRLSWQVVEQLRHIGVPDSAYDRIVTSGDVTRRLIAEGPKTVFLLGPERDKALLEGIGVERRPAGEAQSLVCTGFFDDETEKPEDYTDMLLDFQARDVPMICANPDLVVERGHRIIPCAGAMAAYYEQLGGKSRIAGKPHRPIYEATLAAARELRGGFPIERVLAIGDGMPTDVRGALNYGLDLLYISGGIHAKEYTLNGETDEAILNAYLEREKATPKWWMPRLA; translated from the coding sequence ATGGCCAGGCGGATAGAAAACTTCTCCGAGATCACGGATCGCTATGATGTGGTGCTCTGTGATGTCTGGGGCGTGGTTCACAACGGCATCGATCCGTTTCCGAAGGCCGCAGCGGCCCTTGAAGCGGCGCGCAAGAGCGGTGTGGCGGTCGTGCTCATCACCAATTCGCCGCGCCTTTCCTGGCAGGTGGTCGAGCAGCTGCGCCATATCGGCGTTCCCGACAGCGCCTATGACCGGATCGTTACCTCGGGCGATGTCACCCGCCGGCTGATCGCCGAGGGACCGAAGACCGTGTTTCTGCTCGGCCCCGAGCGCGACAAGGCGCTTCTCGAAGGCATCGGCGTCGAGCGCCGCCCGGCCGGCGAAGCGCAGTCGCTCGTCTGCACCGGCTTCTTCGACGACGAAACCGAGAAGCCGGAGGATTATACCGACATGCTTCTGGATTTCCAGGCGCGCGATGTGCCGATGATTTGCGCCAATCCCGATCTCGTCGTCGAGCGCGGCCACCGCATCATCCCCTGCGCCGGCGCCATGGCCGCCTATTACGAGCAGCTCGGCGGCAAGAGCCGCATCGCCGGCAAGCCGCACCGGCCGATCTATGAGGCGACGCTTGCGGCCGCCCGCGAGCTTCGTGGCGGTTTCCCGATCGAGCGTGTGCTGGCGATCGGCGACGGCATGCCGACGGATGTCCGCGGCGCCTTGAATTACGGGCTCGACCTTCTCTACATCAGCGGCGGGATCCACGCCAAGGAATACACCTTGAACGGCGAGACCGACGAGGCGATCCTCAACGCCTATCTCGAACGGGAGAAGGCGACGCCGAAGTGGTGGATGCCGCGACTTGCATAA
- a CDS encoding bifunctional riboflavin kinase/FAD synthetase — protein sequence MTVFHRNETREPLPAHLKGGVIAIGNFDGVHRGHQSVLNRALEIAKARGIPALVLTFEPHPRTVFRPQTPVFRLTPAPLKARILETLGFNAVIEYPFDHEFSQRSADDFIHSILKDWLGASEVVTGFDFHFGRGREGGPAFLMNAGQTYGFGVTLIDAFRDENADVVSSSHIRTLLKDGNVSEVAGMLGYRYTVEAEVIDGEKLGRQLGFPTANMRLPPEAELAAGIYAVRFRRQNGTLYDAVASYGRRPTVTENGAPLLETYLFDFSGDLYGQLCAVSFFGHLRPELKFDGLDPLVAQIKRDEEEARALLAGVTPLGELDRKLCFS from the coding sequence ATGACCGTCTTCCACCGCAATGAAACCCGGGAACCCTTGCCTGCCCATCTCAAGGGCGGCGTCATCGCCATCGGCAATTTCGACGGCGTGCACCGTGGCCATCAGTCGGTGCTCAACCGCGCGCTGGAAATCGCCAAGGCGCGCGGCATTCCTGCCCTGGTGCTGACCTTCGAGCCGCATCCGCGCACGGTGTTCCGGCCGCAGACGCCGGTCTTCCGGCTGACGCCGGCGCCGCTCAAGGCCCGGATTCTGGAAACGCTCGGGTTCAACGCCGTCATCGAATATCCCTTCGACCACGAATTTTCACAGCGTTCGGCCGACGATTTCATCCATTCGATCCTGAAGGACTGGCTCGGCGCCTCGGAAGTCGTCACCGGCTTCGATTTCCACTTCGGCCGCGGCCGCGAGGGCGGTCCAGCCTTCCTGATGAATGCCGGCCAGACCTACGGCTTCGGCGTCACCCTGATCGATGCCTTCCGCGATGAAAATGCAGATGTCGTCTCTTCGAGCCACATCCGCACGCTCCTGAAGGACGGCAATGTCAGCGAAGTCGCCGGCATGCTGGGCTATCGCTATACGGTCGAGGCGGAGGTGATCGACGGCGAGAAGCTCGGCCGCCAGCTCGGTTTTCCCACCGCCAATATGCGCCTGCCGCCGGAGGCCGAACTCGCTGCCGGCATCTATGCCGTCCGCTTCCGCCGTCAGAATGGAACGCTCTATGATGCCGTCGCAAGCTATGGTCGCCGCCCGACGGTGACGGAAAATGGCGCGCCGCTGCTCGAAACCTATCTTTTCGATTTCAGTGGCGATCTCTACGGCCAGCTCTGCGCCGTGTCCTTCTTCGGCCATCTCCGTCCGGAACTGAAATTCGACGGCCTCGATCCGCTCGTCGCTCAGATCAAACGCGACGAGGAAGAGGCGAGGGCGCTGCTGGCGGGCGTTACACCGCTCGGCGAGCTTGATCGAAAGCTCTGCTTTTCCTGA
- a CDS encoding type II toxin-antitoxin system VapC family toxin produces MIGWLLDTNVIAALIDPNGAPSVKSWAAAQDEERMFMSILTLAEYDKGIENLPEDDQNRYRYAASRDALEDRFSQRVLSLSDTAVRHWGAISGRVKLRNGHAPSVVDTMLAATAIKHNLYLVTRNVRDKRFSGAAVFDPWTNDPDQFPLSRR; encoded by the coding sequence GTGATCGGCTGGCTACTCGATACGAACGTCATTGCCGCGCTGATCGATCCGAACGGCGCCCCCTCCGTCAAATCCTGGGCCGCGGCTCAAGACGAGGAGAGGATGTTTATGAGCATCCTCACGCTGGCGGAATACGACAAGGGCATCGAAAACCTGCCTGAGGACGATCAAAACCGCTATCGCTATGCTGCCTCCCGCGATGCACTTGAGGATAGGTTTTCGCAACGCGTTCTTTCGCTGAGCGACACAGCCGTCAGACATTGGGGCGCCATTTCCGGGCGCGTGAAACTGAGGAACGGACATGCGCCGTCGGTCGTCGACACGATGCTGGCCGCCACGGCGATCAAGCACAATCTCTATTTGGTCACGCGAAACGTCAGGGATAAGCGCTTCTCCGGCGCGGCGGTGTTCGATCCGTGGACGAACGATCCAGATCAATTTCCGCTCAGCCGGAGATAG
- a CDS encoding type II toxin-antitoxin system Phd/YefM family antitoxin — MKKITKQSWKLEDAKARFSEVVRRARSEGPQRVTVRGRDSVVVISVEELDHLTKAEPKKPFVAFMESLDLKELDLERDADYGRDSEL, encoded by the coding sequence ATGAAAAAAATAACGAAGCAAAGCTGGAAGCTCGAGGACGCGAAAGCGCGTTTCAGCGAGGTGGTTCGCCGCGCCCGTAGCGAAGGACCACAGCGCGTGACGGTTCGCGGCCGGGACAGCGTCGTCGTCATCAGCGTCGAAGAGCTCGACCATCTGACGAAAGCCGAGCCGAAGAAGCCTTTCGTCGCCTTCATGGAAAGCCTTGACCTCAAGGAGCTCGACCTTGAGCGAGACGCAGATTACGGGCGGGATAGCGAGCTGTGA